In a single window of the Papaver somniferum cultivar HN1 chromosome 8, ASM357369v1, whole genome shotgun sequence genome:
- the LOC113302146 gene encoding ABC transporter F family member 4-like — protein MGRKKAEEAGTAKTGKTATKDGKKEKLSVSAMLASMDQKSEKPKGSSSATTSKSKAKVAPKRTSYTDDIDLPPSDEDEDELSEEDQQNNPSGNVPGKSNRHADIKPLEAASLDAKKREKKEMLAAEAAARAKKEALRDDREAFSVVIGSRASVLEGEDNADANVKDITIENFSVSARGKELLKNTSVKIAHGKRYGLIGPNGMGKSTLLKLLAWRKIPVPKNIDVLLVEQEVVGDDKSALEAVVSANEELVKLREEVAALQNISLDGDEENNNEDDDTGEKLAELYERLQVIGADAAESQASKILAGLGFTKYMQVRATRSFSGGWRMRISLARALFVQPTLLLLDEPTNHLDLRAVLWLEEYPCRWKKTLVVVSHDRDFLNTVCNEIIHLHDLKLQLYRGNFDEFERGYEQRRKEMNKKFEIFDKQVKASKRSGNQAQQKKVKERIEYNNKKESKSKAKGKVDEDEPVAEAPKKWRDYNVQFHFPEPTELTPPLMQLIDVNFSYPNRDDFRLSNVDVGIDMGTRVAIVGPNGAGKSTLLNLLAGDLVPTEGKARKSQKLRIGRYSQHFVDLLTMEETPVQYLLRLHPEQEGLSKQEAVRASLGKFGLSSHNHLTPIVKLSGGQKARVVFTSISMSKPHILLLDEPTNHLDMQSIDALADALDEFTGGVVLVSHDSRLISRVCEDEEKSQIWIVENGTVESFPGTFDEYKEDLQKEIKAEVDD, from the coding sequence ATGGGGAGAAAAAAAGCTGAAGAGGCTGGAACAGCCAAAACAGGTAAAACTGCTACAAAAGATGGTAAGAAGGAGAAGTTATCAGTTTCGGCTATGCTTGCCAGTATGGACCAAAAGTCTGAGAAACCTAAGGGTTCCTCCTCTGCCACTACTAGCAAGTCTAAAGCAAAAGTAGCCCCGAAACGCACATCTTATACTGATGACATAGATCTTCCACCatctgatgaagatgaggatgagtTGTCTGAAGAAGACCAACAAAATAATCCCAGTGGTAATGTTCCTGGGAAATCTAATCGCCATGCTGATATAAAGCCACTTGAAGCTGCCTCCCTAGATGCGAAAAAACGAGAAAAGAAGGAAATGCTGGCTGCCGAAGCTGCAGCTCGGGCAAAAAAAGAGGCTCTTAGGGATGATCGTGAAGCCTTCAGTGTTGTCATTGGTAGTCGTGCTTCGGTCCTTGAAGGTGAAGATAATGCTGATGCTAATGTTAAAGATATTACAATTGAAAATTTCTCTGTATCGGCACGGGGTAAAGAGCTTCTCAAGAATACATCCGTGAAGATTGCCCATGGGAAGAGATATGGTTTGATTGGACCTAATGGAATGGGGAAGTCCACGTTATTGAAACTTCTTGCTTGGAGGAAGATTCCCGTGCCGAAAAATATTGATGTTCTTTTGGTTGAGCAAGAAGTAGTTGGTGATGATAAATCAGCCCTTGAAGCTGTCGTCTCGGCCAATGAAGAACTCGTCAAACTCCGTGAAGAAGTTGCGGCTTTGCAAAATATATCTCTTGACGGGGATGAGGAAAACAACAATGAAGATGACGACACAGGTGAAAAACTTGCTGAGTTATATGAGAGGTTGCAGGTGATTGGGGCTGATGCAGCTGAGTCTCAGGCGTCAAAGATACTTGCTGGATTAGGTTTCACTAAATATATGCAGGTGCGAGCCACACGATCCTTTAGTGGAGGGTGGAGGATGAGAATCTCATTAGCTAGGGCACTGTTTGTCCAGCCAACCCTTCTACTACTTGATGAACCCACCAACCATCTTGATCTTCGTGCTGTTCTCTGGTTGGAAGAATACCCGTGTCGTTGGAAGAAGACACTTGTTGTGGTCTCTCACGATCGTGACTTTCTGAATACTGTTTGCAATGAAATTATCCATCTTCATGATCTGAAGCTTCAACTATATCGTGGAAATTTCGATGAGTTTGAAAGAGGGTATGAGCAACGTCGTAAGGAGATGAATAAGAAATTTGAGATATTTGACAAACAGGTGAAGGCTTCAAAAAGGAGTGGAAATCAGGCTCAGCAAAAGAAGGTCAAAGAACGGATTGAGTATAATAATAAGAAGGAATCGAAGAGCAAAGCAAAGGGGAAGGTTGACGAGGATGAACCTGTGGCGGAGGCCCCAAAGAAGTGGAGAGACTACAATGTACAGTTTCATTTTCCTGAGCCAACCGAACTTACCCCTCCTCTCATGCAGCTTATTGATGTGAATTTTAGTTATCCAAACAGGGATGATTTCAGGCTCTCCAATGTTGACGTTGGTATTGATATGGGCACCCGAGTAGCAATTGTGGGCCCAAATGGAGCTGGAAAATCTACTCTTCTTAATCTTCTTGCTGGTGATTTGGTTCCCACGGAGGGGAAGGCTCGAAAGAGTCAGAAGTTGAGAATCGGGAGGTATTCACAGCACTTTGTGGATCTATTAACAATGGAGGAAACCCCTGTCCAGTATCTTCTTCGGCTTCATCCTGAACAAGAAGGTCTTAGCAAACAAGAGGCTGTTCGCGCGAGTCTTGGGAAGTTTGGGCTTTCCAGCCATAACCACCTTACACCAATTGTGAAATTGTCTGGTGGGCAAAAGGCTAGGGTTGTCTTCACTTCAATCTCCATGTCAAAACCACACATTCTGCTATTAGACGAGCCAACAAACCACTTAGATATGCAGAGTATTGATGCACTAGCAGATGCTTTAGA